From the genome of Rathayibacter sp. VKM Ac-2804:
GGGAGGTGCTCGTCACGGGCTCCTTCGACCTGCCGCGGAGCCTCGGCTCCACCGGTCAGCACCCGAACCTCTACGACTCGCCCGATGTCGACCGCTACGTCGACCGCATCGACCGCGAGCAGCCCGCCTCCGACTCGGAGCCCGTCCGGGCGTCGAGCGCCGTCTCCACCCACGCCGCGGGCACCGCGATGATCGCCCCGCAGAAGCGCCGCGCCGTCAGCGTCCCCGTCGTGCTGGCCATCACCGCCGCCGTCCTGCTGGTCGCCTCGATCGCGCTGTTCATCGGCGGCTTCGTCCTCAACATCTTCTGATCCACCACCGACACTGAAGGCTTCATGACTGCGACCGCTTCCGCCCGCGCCCTGCTCGACCTCGCGGCCACCGCCGCCGACTCCAAGGGCGGGGAGGACCTCGTCGCGCTGGACGTCTCGGGACCGCTGCCGCTCGTCGACATCTTCTTCCTGGTGACCGGGCGCTCCGAGCGCAACGTCGTCGCCATCGCCAACGAGGTGGAGGACCGCCTCAACGAGTCCGGCGCCAAGCTCCTGCGCCGCGAGGGCCGCGCCGAGGGCCGCTGGATCCTGCTCGACTTCGGCGACCTCGTCGTCCACGTCTTCCACGAGGAGGACCGGATGTACTACTCGCTGGAGCGCCTCTGGAAGGACTGCCCGGTCGTCCCGATCACGGTGGCGAACGCCGTTCCCGCCGACTCCGCAGCCTCCTCGAACTGAGGAACACGCCCGGCGTCGCTGCTCGATTTCGCTCCACGCGCTTCGTGTTGTAGTTTATTCGAGTTGCTTCCGCCGGGCGGAGGAGCGGGTCGCAAGGCCGGCACCTCCAGTTCGAGAAGCGCACCAAGGGTCCGTGGCGCAGCTGGTAGCGCACCTGCATGGCATGCAGGGGGTCAGGGGTTCGAATCCCCTCGGATCCACCGCAGGCAGAGAGCCCCGCACTTCTCCGGAAGCGCGGGGCTTCTCTCGTCTCCGGACGGCGCGCGAGCGGTACCGGCTGGCGCTGGAGAGCTGAGTGCTCCGCCAGAATGGCGGGATGCCGACTCCGACCGCGCCGCGCGGCCTCATCACCCAGTTCTCCATCGTCGACGCGCTGCTGGCCGGTCTGTTCGACGGCGTCGTCACCCGTGCCGAGGCCGACGAGGCCGGCGACTTCGGGCTGGGCTGCGGCGACCACATGGAGGGCGAGCTCGTCGTGCTCGACGGCGTGCACCGGCTGTTCCGCGGCGACGGCTCGGTCGTCGTCCTCGAGCCGGAGGACACGATCGCCTTCGCCGAGCTGGCCCGGTTCGCTCCGGACAGCACGGAGACGGTCGAGGCGGTGCCGTCGCTCGACGCCCTGCTGACGGCGGTGCGGCGGACCGTGCGGAGCCCGAACGTGTTCGTCGGCGTCCGTCTCCGCGGCCGCGTCGAGCACCTGACGCTGCGGCAGCCGATCGCCCAGGTGAAGCCGTACCTCCGTCTCGCCGACGCGATGCGCGACCAGCGCGAGGTGCACCTGCGCGACGTCGAGGGCACGATCGTCGGCTTCTACGGCCCGAAGCCGTTCCAGGGGATCAGCGTCGCCGGGCTGCACACCCACTTCGTCGACACGAGCGGCACCGTCGGCGGCCACGTCCTCGCGGCGTCCGGGCTGAGCGGCGAGCTGGCGGTCGAGCAGTACGCCGGGCTCACCGTGCGCCTCCCGGAGTCGGAGGACTTCCTCGCCGCGGACCTCGACGACGAGGTCGGCAGCTCCGACGCCGCCATCCGCGCCGTCGAGACCGACCACGCGCACTGAGGCGCACTCCTACGGGGGAGCGGCGGCCCTACCCTGGACGCATGCCCACGCTGCGCGACGTCCACGCCGTCATCGACCGACTCTGGCCCGAGGGGGCCGCGGAGGACTGGGACGCTCCCGGCCTCGTCACCGGTGACCCGGTCGCGCAGGTCGAGCGGATCCTCCTCACGGTCGACGTCGTCGCCGACACCGTCTCCGAGGCCGTCGACGGCGGCTACCAGCTGCTCCTGGCCCACCACCCGCTCCTGCTCCGCGGGGTCACCTCGATCGCGGAGGACGGCTACAAGGGCCGCCTGCTCGCCGAGCTGATCCGACACGGCTGCGCCCTCGTCTCCGCTCACACCAACGCCGACATCGTCGCGGACGGCGTCTCCGACGTGATCGCGACCAGGCTCGGACTCACCGGCACGACGCCGCTCGTCCCGGGGCAGGACCCGTCGGTCGGCCTCGGCCGCGTCGGCGACCTCGCCGAGGAGGTCACGCTCGGCCGCCTGGCCCGCGCCGTGGCCGAGCTGCTGCCCGCCACCGCCGGGGGAGTGCGCGCTGCCGGCGACTACGAGGCGCCCGTCCGCCGGGTCTCGCTCTGCGGCGGGGCGGGGGACTCCCTCCTCGACAGCCCTGCGGTCCGCACGAGCGACGTCTACATCACGGCCGACCTCCGGCACCACCCGGCGTCGGAGGCGCGCGAGAAGGCCCGCCACGGCACCGGGCCGGCGCTGCTCGACGTCTCGCACTGGGCGAGCGAGTGGCTCTGGCTCGACGTCGCCGCGGCGGCGCTGCGCACCGCGCTTCCGGGGGTCGTCGTCGACGTCAGCGAGACCCGCACCGACCCCTGGGATTTCGCCATCGTCCACTGACGCTGCGTGAGCGCGCGAGAATGGAGCCGGCACGCCCACCCTCCGTGCCGGGAACGAGGACCGCGACGTGATTGCCAGCCCCGCCGACCAGCGAGAGCTCCTGACTCTGCAGAGTCTCGACACGAGGGGCAACCAGCTCCGTCACGCCGTCGCCACCCTGCCGCAGATCGCGGCGATCAAGGCGATGCAGACCCGCGACAACGAGACCCGCCGCGCCCTCGCGGAGCGCAACGGCCGGCTGGAGGACGCCCGCACCGAGCTCGGCCGCATCGAGTCCGACGTCGAGGTCGTCGACAAGCGCCTCGCCCGCGACCGCGACCGCCTGCAGACCGCGTCGTCCGCGAAGGACATCGCCGCGCTCGAGGGCGAGATCACCTCGCTGGTGAAGCGCCGCGGCGACCTCGAGGACATCGAGCTGACGCTGATGGAGCGGATCGAGGGCATCGAGGCCGAGGTCGCCGCCGCCCAGGCCGAGCGCGACGAGGTCGTCGCCGGCATCGCGACCCTCGCCGAGGAGCGCGACGCCCAGGCCGAGAAGCTGGCCGGCAAGCAGGAGGCGCTCGCCCGCGACCGGGCCTCCCTCGTCGAGAAGATCCCCGCGGACCTGGTCGAGCTCTACGAGAAGCAGCGCGCCCGCTACGGCGTCGGCGCTGCCCTCCTGCGCGGCAAGGTGTCGGAGGGGAGCGGCGTCGCCCTCACCGAGTCCGACCTCGCCTGGATCCGCACCACCGCGCCCGACGAGGTCGTGCTCTGCCCGGACAGCGGCTGCATCCTCGTCCGCGGCGACGAGTCGACGCTCGCCTGACCCGCGCCGTACACTGGTCCCGCGAACGGGCCGGCAAGACGGTCGCGTCGCCGGGGTGAGAGCTCCGGCGCCGAGGAACGTCCGGGCTCCGCAGAGCAGGGCGGTGGGTAACACCCACCCGGGGCGACCCGCGAGACAGTGCCACAGAGAACAGACCGCCACGGGCCCCGGCCCGCGGTAAGGGTGAAACGGTGGTGTAAGAGACCACCAGGGGCCGGAGTGATCCGGTCCGCTCGGTAAACCTCGCCCGGAGCAAGGTCAGACAGAGGACGATGCGGCTGCTCGTCGGGTCCTCGGGTAGACCGCTGGAGGGTCACGGCGACGTGCCCCCGAGAGAGATGGCCGTCCAGCGCCCGCCGAGAGGCGCGGCGTGAACAGAACCCGGCGTATCAGCCTGCCCCTTCGCCACGAAAGGCCCCGCTGCGCGGGGCCTTTCGTGTCTCGTGGCCGGCTGTGCCTTCTTGCGCGGCGGTCCCCGCCCGCCGCGCAGTGGTCGGCCCGAGCGGAGGGACGCGTTCCCCAGAGCGTCTCGCGTCCGGCTCCGGAGAATCGCCGGCACGCGTCGCGGGATCTGTTCTGCGCCGCGGTCCCTGCCCGCCGCGCCGCGGTCGGCCCGAGCGGAGGGTCGCGTTCCGCAGAGCGCCCTGCGTCCGGCTCCGGAGAAACGCTGGCACGCGTTTCTCCGGCTCGCCTCGTGTTCGTGCTGATCGAGTAGCCCTCGGAGAGGGCGTATCGAGATCCGGCCCTGCTGGACGCGTGCTCGAGACCGCCGTTCGATGGCGTGGGTCTCGATACGCCGCTGCGCGGTTACTCGACCAGCATGGAGGGAGCGGGCGTCAGGGACGCGGGCCCTGCCGGCCGCTCTCGCGCAGCGAGACTCACCGGCGAGACGCGTGCCAGCGTTTCGTCGTCGCCGAAGGCGAGACGCTCTGCGGAACGCGGCCACCTGTCGAGGCCGACAGCGCCGCGGCGGGCAGGGACCACCGCGGAGGAGGGCGCCGCCTCAGCGGCGCGCGCCGCCGCCCGCGAGGGCCGCGGCGCCGAGGATGCCGGCGTTGTTGCGCAGCGCCGCCGGCACGATCGGGGTGCGCAGGTCGAGCAGGGGCAGGAACTCCTCGTGGTGCTTGGAGATGCCGCCGCCGACGATGATGAGGTCCGGCCAGAGGAGCGCCTCGAGGTGGGAGTAGTAGCGCTGCAGGCGCTTGGCCCAGTGCTTGTAGTCGAGGTCGTCCCGCTCCTTCGCAGCGAAGGACGCCTTCTTCTCGTAGTCGCCGCCATGGATCTCGAGATGGCCGAGCTCGGCGTTGGGGATGAGGACGCCGTCGTAGATCTGCGCGGTTCCGATGCCGGTGCCGAGCGTCGTCATCAGGACCAGGCCTTTCTTGTCCTTCGCGGCGCCGAAGCGCGACTCGGCGTAGCCCGCGGCGTCCGCGTCGTTCACGAAGAAGATGTCGCGGCCGATGGCGTCCTCGAACAGCTTTTCGGCCTCGAGGCCGATCCACTCGTCCGAGACGTTCGCTGCGGACATGGTGCGCCCGTGCACGACGGCGGCCGGGAAGCAGATCCCCACGGGGGTGTCGGCCGGTGCGTCCGGGAGCATGCCCAGGATCTGCTGCACGGTGGCGACGATGTCCTTCGGGCCTCCGCCCTCGGGGGTGGCGACCTTCATCCGGTCGCTGAGGAGGGCGCCCTCGCCGAGGTCGACGTACGCCCCCTTGATGCCGGTCCCTCCGATGTCGATTCCGATCGCGGTCGCAGCAGCAGTCATACCGGCCATGCTAGCGAGACGCGAGGGGCAGCGGCCGGTGACCGGCCCCGGCGTAGGATCGCCGCATGTCTGACGGTGATGCGAACTCCTGGTGGTACAACCTCAAGTCCGGCGCGGTGGAGCAGGGCTTCCAGTCCCCGTCCGTCGACCGCGCGGGCCCCTACTCGTCGCGCGAGGAGGCCTCCCACGCCCTCGAGAAGATGCGCGAGAACACCCGCCGCTGGGACGAGGAGGACGCCGAGGACCGCTGATCCCCGCTGACCCGGGTCGCGCCCCGCTACTCGTAGCTGTGCTCGACTCCGGGGTACGCGCCGGCCTCGACGTCCTCGCGGAACGCGGTGACCGCTCCGGTGAGGACGCCCCGCAGGTCGGCGTACTGCTTCACGAAGCGCGGCACCCGGCCGGTGGTGAGCCCGGCGAAGTCGGTCCAGACGAGCAGCTGACCGTCCACGTGCGGACCGGCGCCGACGCCGATCGTCGGGATGCGGAGCTCCTCGGTGACCTGACGGGCGGCCTCGCTGGGCACCATCTCCAGGACGACGGCGAAGGCGCCGGCCTCCTGGACGGCGCGCGCGTCGGCGAGCAGCTGCTCGATCCCCTCGCCGCGGCCCTGGATCATGTGCCCGCCGAGGCCGTGCTCGCTCTGCGGGGTGAAGCCGATGTGCGCCATCACGGGGATGCCGGCCTCGACGATCCGCCGGATCTGCTCGGCGGAGCGGACGCCGCCCTCGAGCTTCACGGCGTGGGCGTGCGTCTCCTTCATGAAGCGGAACGCGGTGTGCAGCGCATCGTCCGCACCGGACTCGTAGGAGCCGAAGGGCAGGTCGGCGACGACGAACGCGCGCTCGACGGCGCCCGCGACGGCCCGGGCCAGCGGGATCAGCTCGTCCACGGTGACGGGCAGGGTCGTGTCGTAGCCGAGCACCGTGTTGCCGGCCGAGTCGCCGACGAGCAGGAAGTCGATGCCCGCCTGGTCGAAGATGCGGGCGGTGAGCACGTCGTAGCTGGTGAGCCCGGTGATCCGCACCCCCGAGTCCTTCGCGGTCTGGAAGTGGCGGGTTCTCACGCGTTTCACGGGCTGCGCTGACATGCGTTCGAGTCTATCCGCGCCCTGTCCCGCCTCTGCGGGGGACGGCAGGGCGCCCAGCGCGCACGGGGCGGAGCC
Proteins encoded in this window:
- a CDS encoding acetolactate decarboxylase produces the protein MPTPTAPRGLITQFSIVDALLAGLFDGVVTRAEADEAGDFGLGCGDHMEGELVVLDGVHRLFRGDGSVVVLEPEDTIAFAELARFAPDSTETVEAVPSLDALLTAVRRTVRSPNVFVGVRLRGRVEHLTLRQPIAQVKPYLRLADAMRDQREVHLRDVEGTIVGFYGPKPFQGISVAGLHTHFVDTSGTVGGHVLAASGLSGELAVEQYAGLTVRLPESEDFLAADLDDEVGSSDAAIRAVETDHAH
- a CDS encoding SPOR domain-containing protein, with amino-acid sequence MSDGDANSWWYNLKSGAVEQGFQSPSVDRAGPYSSREEASHALEKMRENTRRWDEEDAEDR
- the rsfS gene encoding ribosome silencing factor — translated: MTATASARALLDLAATAADSKGGEDLVALDVSGPLPLVDIFFLVTGRSERNVVAIANEVEDRLNESGAKLLRREGRAEGRWILLDFGDLVVHVFHEEDRMYYSLERLWKDCPVVPITVANAVPADSAASSN
- the panB gene encoding 3-methyl-2-oxobutanoate hydroxymethyltransferase, encoding MSAQPVKRVRTRHFQTAKDSGVRITGLTSYDVLTARIFDQAGIDFLLVGDSAGNTVLGYDTTLPVTVDELIPLARAVAGAVERAFVVADLPFGSYESGADDALHTAFRFMKETHAHAVKLEGGVRSAEQIRRIVEAGIPVMAHIGFTPQSEHGLGGHMIQGRGEGIEQLLADARAVQEAGAFAVVLEMVPSEAARQVTEELRIPTIGVGAGPHVDGQLLVWTDFAGLTTGRVPRFVKQYADLRGVLTGAVTAFREDVEAGAYPGVEHSYE
- a CDS encoding Nif3-like dinuclear metal center hexameric protein, translated to MPTLRDVHAVIDRLWPEGAAEDWDAPGLVTGDPVAQVERILLTVDVVADTVSEAVDGGYQLLLAHHPLLLRGVTSIAEDGYKGRLLAELIRHGCALVSAHTNADIVADGVSDVIATRLGLTGTTPLVPGQDPSVGLGRVGDLAEEVTLGRLARAVAELLPATAGGVRAAGDYEAPVRRVSLCGGAGDSLLDSPAVRTSDVYITADLRHHPASEAREKARHGTGPALLDVSHWASEWLWLDVAAAALRTALPGVVVDVSETRTDPWDFAIVH
- the ppgK gene encoding polyphosphate--glucose phosphotransferase, whose amino-acid sequence is MTAAATAIGIDIGGTGIKGAYVDLGEGALLSDRMKVATPEGGGPKDIVATVQQILGMLPDAPADTPVGICFPAAVVHGRTMSAANVSDEWIGLEAEKLFEDAIGRDIFFVNDADAAGYAESRFGAAKDKKGLVLMTTLGTGIGTAQIYDGVLIPNAELGHLEIHGGDYEKKASFAAKERDDLDYKHWAKRLQRYYSHLEALLWPDLIIVGGGISKHHEEFLPLLDLRTPIVPAALRNNAGILGAAALAGGGARR